The Elusimicrobiota bacterium nucleotide sequence AGGCTTTTTACCACGCACTTTGGCGCTTTTGACAAAGTGCATGGCCCCGGCGGCTTCGCTCTTCAGAAGTTAGGAAGATAGGAAGCTGCGTCCCCTATCCCCTAAAACCGGCGTCTGCTGTAAAACGCTAAAAATCAAAACCTGACCCCATTACCCTCACGCCTGCTCGCTCTTGGACTTGAACGAAGAGAGGTCGTCGAGACCCACATCCTGGTCTATATCGTCGAGCACCCAGCGGCCGTCATCGTCCCGGATGAATTTCCACAACTCGGAAAATTTTCCGGCTTCGTCCGGGTTTCCCTTTATCACTTCGCCGGTGTTATCCTTCACCGTATAATCTATCATCGAGCCGCTGATGTAAACCCAGAAAAGGTCCTTAGAGTTGTCTTTGTAATCTATCGCTTCCACGATCTTAGCCTGGAGAAGATTGATTTCTTTCAGAATGTTCTTCTCATGGTCTTTGATCATCAGGTCCGTCTGCGCCTTGTGCTTGTCGTACAAGCCCCGGCTCATGTAGTCCCTGGCCAGGTCCTGGTTCCTTTCCATCCAGGCTTCCTGTACCTTGAAGTAGCATTCCTCTATCCTGTGCTTTAAACTCTCCATCCTCCAGCCGCTGTCCGTGACTGAGATCTTTTCTATGAGCGCGTCAGCCTCTTGATTCTTCCGGGAGATCTTAAAGTGGAGAATACCGATGTAGATCAGAAGGAACGGGTAGAGAATGATCCCCAGGATCCCGCCCCCGCCTCCGCCCCCGCCGCCTCCGCCCGCCCGGGCGTAAAGATCAGCCGGCAGCAGGGCGGAAAGCAGGAAAAACAGCGTAACGATGCCGCAGCCGCTGGAAACTGTTTTTTTAAAGCAATTGTTCATAGTTCCTCCGAAATCCGCAGACGACCTTAAAAAAGATACCGGGTACCTTTTCCCAAACATCTTTTGCACTTCTAAGGTGTCAAATCGGCATCTTAGAGAACGACTGAATACTATTATAAGGATATCACAAACTGTGATATCCTTACAAAGCCCCGTCCCGAAAAATAAAAAAAACCTTTTACCAATCCCGGGAGAGGTGGTCACAAATTGTGACCTTGAACAATGTGGCATCGCATTTTTCGATACCAAGTTTAATTTTAAAAAACTCCCGCTGCCTTTTTGAGGGAGTGGCGGAAAAGGGCGTCGCCCAGAATGCCGTTGCGTTCTTTATTCAGTATATTCCACTCTTTTTCAGGGATGGGTTGGCCTAGGAAGTCCAAGTAGGCCGCGCGGGCGCGCTCCAAGTTGTCGCTGAAAAACAGCAGCGCCTCTTTTGGGTTGGAGACGACCCTGTCCGTGTCTCCCAGGTAAGCCCGGTGACTGCTCCAGTCATATTCCTCAGGCGCGGACACAATGCCGGCCTTTACCGGATTCATATGAATATACCGCAGCAGAGCCAGAAAATAACGGTCTTCCTGAACCAGCTTGCTTTTAAACCGGCTTTCAAACAAATGCCCCGTCTTACCGTGCCGCTTATT carries:
- a CDS encoding Tim44-like domain-containing protein, with protein sequence MNNCFKKTVSSGCGIVTLFFLLSALLPADLYARAGGGGGGGGGGGILGIILYPFLLIYIGILHFKISRKNQEADALIEKISVTDSGWRMESLKHRIEECYFKVQEAWMERNQDLARDYMSRGLYDKHKAQTDLMIKDHEKNILKEINLLQAKIVEAIDYKDNSKDLFWVYISGSMIDYTVKDNTGEVIKGNPDEAGKFSELWKFIRDDDGRWVLDDIDQDVGLDDLSSFKSKSEQA
- a CDS encoding transposase, producing the protein MPRALRIAYPGAVYHIRSRGNDRGDVFGDDDDRRYYLDLLCSVISAFRLKIYAYALMSNHIHLFLKTLLPNISEAMHRLNLDYSIYFNKRHGKTGHLFESRFKSKLVQEDRYFLALLRYIHMNPVKAGIVSAPEEYDWSSHRAYLGDTDRVVSNPKEALLFFSDNLERARAAYLDFLGQPIPEKEWNILNKERNGILGDALFRHSLKKAAGVF